One segment of Pontibacter akesuensis DNA contains the following:
- a CDS encoding helix-turn-helix transcriptional regulator produces MRNSIKVERAKKDITQEQLAQALGVSRQTINAIEKNKYLPSTLLALKMSAFFGVSVNELFILEEED; encoded by the coding sequence ATGCGGAATAGCATTAAGGTGGAGCGCGCAAAAAAAGACATTACGCAGGAACAACTCGCCCAGGCCCTTGGGGTAAGCCGGCAGACCATCAACGCCATTGAGAAAAATAAATACCTGCCCTCCACGTTGCTGGCACTTAAAATGTCGGCCTTCTTTGGGGTGAGTGTAAACGAGCTGTTTATCTTGGAGGAAGAGGACTGA